CGCCCCCGCCTATGCGCAGTACCTGGTGGACAAGTGGTTCTGGCGCAGCTGGCTGTTCTTCGCGGTGATCACCGGCTTCCACATGGACTACCTGACGCCGCTGGCCAGCCGCACGCAATCCTTCAAGGAATTCATGGGCGAATGGATCCTGGAGCAGTTCCAGCGCAGTCTCGACGAGTTCGGCCTGCAGCGGCCGTGGTACTGGGATACCTTCCTGAAGGCGCTCGACCACTACCATCACATGGTGTATGCCAGCGCCTACAGCTACCGCGCCACCACCTGGTTCAATTTCGCCCTGCCCGGCCCGCGCGAGCGGGCCTGGCTGCGCAGCCATTACCCCGACAGCTGGGATCAGTACGACCCGATCTGGGAGCGGCTCACGCAACGCTGGGTGGAGAGCGGGCCCGGCGTCGAGTGGTACGCGCACGGGGTCACGCCGGTCACCTTCTGCGACCTGTGCCAGCTGGTGCTGTGCGGCGGCACGCCCGCGCACAACACCGCGCGCATCCATGTGCACGAGGGCCGCAAGTATGTCTTCTGCTCCGAGCCCTGCGAATGGATCTTCAGGCAGGCGCCGGAACGCTACGCCGGACACAAGGACGTGGTGAAGCGCATCCTCAGCGGCGAGGCGCCCGCCAACCTGCTCGAACTGCTGCGCAATTACTTCGGGCTGGACCAGGACGTCTGGGGCAAGGACATGGCGGGTGGCCGCTACCCCTGGATGGTGGACCGGGAGGCATGATGCTGGTGCCGCTCTACGGCTTCCTCAAGGGCGACAGCATCGGTCTGGTGCTGCTGGTGCAGGACCATGACACCGTGGCCGACGTCGCCGCCTGCCTGCAGGAGGCCGCTGCCTGCCGCGTGGCGCCCAAGCCGGTGGCGCATGTATTCCGCGACGGCCGCCGCCTCGACCCGGAACTGACCGTCACGCAGGCCGGCCTGCAGGCGCTCGACCGCGTGGACGTGATCACCGAGGACGCGCCGCCATGAGCTATCGCAAGGCCATGCCGCTGGCGGAGCTGTGGGACGGCGAGATGCAGGCCTGCCGCATCGAAGGCCAGCCGGTGCTGCTGCTCAAGCTCGACGGCCGGGTTTGCGCCTATGCCGATCGCTGCGCGCACCAGGGCGTGCCGCTGAGCGAAGGCGAGCTGGCGGACGGCGTGCTGACCTGCCGTGCGCATCACTGGCAGTACGATGCGTCCAGCGGCCACGGCATCAATCCGGCCGCTGCCCGCCTGCAGGTCTACCCGGTCCGGATCGAGGACGGCGCAATCCTGGTCGAGGTGGACGCGACATGAGCGATGCCCGCCTGGACCGCGTCGGGCCGGTGCTGGAGCACGGCGAAATCGCGCGCGCCATCATCGCCGCGATCCGCGAATCCAATGCGGAGGTCGAGGTGCTGGACCGCGGCGCCTACCTGCGCGTGCTGGTGCCCGGGCGCTGCGTGATGCCGCGCGCCGCGGTCGAGCAATCGCTGGGGCGACCGTTCGTGATGCCGGGCGACCTCGAAGCGGTGATGCCCTCGTTCAAGGGCAATCTCTCCCTCGGCGACGACGAGGCGGTGTGGGAATACCGGCGCCGCGCATGAAAGGGCAGAAGACCTACTGGCACCTGATGTCGCTCGGGCGCAAGCCGACCGAATACGACATCGTCACCAGCCGCCTGCTCTACCACCCGCAGCGCGGCTTCGAGGTGAACGTGCCGGTCGCACAGTGGTACGAACGCTACCAGAAGGACTCGATCCTCCAGTGCCGCGACTGGGAAAGCTTCGCCGACCCCCGGCGCACGACCTACAGCAGCTACACCACGCTGCAGAGCCAGAAGGAGATCTTCGTCGGGCGCCTGCTGCGCTCGATCGAGCAGAACGGGCACGACCGGCACCTCGACGCGACCTGGGTCGCGCGGCTGCTGGCCCATCTCTGCGTCCTGCTCCACCCCTTCCACGGTCTGCAGATGCAGGCGGCCTACATCGCGCAGATGGCGCCCTCCGGCCGCATCGCGATTGCCGCGATGTTCCAGGCCGCGGATGAAATCCGCCGCATCGAGCGCATCGCCTTCCGTATCCGCCAGCTGCAGCGGGCCCGGCCCGAGTTCGCCGCTCGCAGCGGGCGGCAGGACTGGGAACAGGCTGCGCACTGGCAGCCGCTGCGCGAGGTGATCGAGCGCGGGCTGGTGACCTGGGACTGGGGTGCGGCCCTGGTCATGCTGGATTTCGTGCTCAAGCCGGCTCTCGACGGTTTCCTCATGCTGGATCTGGGGCGCCACGCACAGGCGCAGGGGGACGATCCCCTGCAGCGCCTGTTCCTGTCACTGAACGAGGATTGCGAGTGGCATCGGCAGTGGAGCCAGGCGTTGCTGGCCAGCGCGCTGCGTGACCGGCCGGAACAGCGCAGCGCGCTGGAGACGGTGCTTGAACAGTGGCTGCCGCCGGTGGCCGCGGCCATCGCCACGCTGGCGGAGCACATGGAGATGACGACCGAGCCGTCCGAAAACCGTGTGCATGAAAACTGGCGGCAGATGCTGGCGCAAGCGAAGGCTCAGGAATCACGCACGGCCGTATGCTGACCGGCTAATTCGCCGGCACGGTCCGGCTGGCGGCCCACGCGCGCAGCTCGGCCACCTTTTCTGCCATCACCACCGACAGCGGCCGCGTGCGCCGGACTTCCCCGAGGACATGCGACGCCGCGAGCGGCTGGCCGGCCCCCTGGGCCTCGTACAACGCGGCAACGATCGCCTGCTCGATCTCGGCGCCGGAGAAACCCTCCGCCGCCTGCGCCAGCTGCGCCAGATCGAAGGCCGCCGGGTCCAGTTGCCGGCGCCTGAAGTGGATGCGGAAGATCTCCTGCCGGGTTTCGCCATCCGGCAGGTCCACGAAGAAGATCTCGTCGAAGCGACCCTTGCGCAGCAGCTCCGGCGGCAGCCGTGAGATGTCGTTGGCGGTCGCGGCCAGAAAGATGCGCGCCTTGCGCTCGGTCATCCAGGTGAGCAGCGTACCCAGCACGCGCCGCGACACGCCGCCGTCGCTGCCGCCATCATCCGGCGCCAGGCCCTTCTCGATCTCGTCGATCCACAGCACGCAGGGCGCCATGGCCTCGGCCTGCTTGAGGCTCTCGCGCAGGTTACGCTCGGTCTCGCCGTGGTACTTGTTGTACAGCGTGGCAAAGTCCAGCCGCAGCAGCGGCAGGCCCCAGCTGCCGGCAATGGATTTGGCGGCCAGGCTCTTGCCCGCGCCCTGCACGCCCAGCAGCAGGATGCCCTTGGGCGCATCCAGGCCCTGGCCGGCCTGCGCGCCGGCAAAGGCGCTGCGGCGCAGCGCCAGCCAGCGCTTGAGGTTTTTCTGCCCGCCGACATCCGCGAAGCTGCCGGTATCCAGCTCCAGTTCCAGCAGACCGCTGCTGCCCAGGGCTTCGTGCTTGAGCTTCAGCACCCGGGCGATGTCGGCGTGGCTCAGCAACCCGTCGTCGCGGATCGCCTGCCGGATCAGCCGGCGCGCATCGTCCAGGCTCATACCGACCAGGTGCTGCACCAGGGTGTTGGCCGTCTGCGGATCGCCCTTGAGCTTGCTGCCGCCCTGCTGCCAGAGCTGCACCTCCTCGGCGAGAATCTTGCGCACCTGCCCGGCATCGGGCATCGAGAGCGTGAAGCTCGCGCTCATGCGCTTAAGGTCGGGCGGCAGTTCGATCCGGTGCCCGACCAGCACCAGCGTCTTGGCGATGCGATGGTAACCGAGTGCGATCTCCTTGATGAGGCGCAGGTTGACCGCGTCCTGCAGGAAGGGGTCGGGATCCATCAGCACGTACAACCCCAGGCTCGGGCTGGACTCGATATTGCGCAGCGCCGCGGCCAGTTCCCGGGTTTCGTACACCGCGTTCTCGCTCACCAGGAAGCGCTTCAGGCCCTGGGTCACGCTCCAGGTCCACAGCGGCCACTGCTCGAGATTGGCGATGCGCTCCAGCAGGGCCTG
This portion of the Nevskiales bacterium genome encodes:
- a CDS encoding toluene-4-monooxygenase system B family protein, giving the protein MMLVPLYGFLKGDSIGLVLLVQDHDTVADVAACLQEAAACRVAPKPVAHVFRDGRRLDPELTVTQAGLQALDRVDVITEDAPP
- a CDS encoding AAA family ATPase, yielding MNDLHDLTLILKSRFPIVTIETHEEPRVQALLERIANLEQWPLWTWSVTQGLKRFLVSENAVYETRELAAALRNIESSPSLGLYVLMDPDPFLQDAVNLRLIKEIALGYHRIAKTLVLVGHRIELPPDLKRMSASFTLSMPDAGQVRKILAEEVQLWQQGGSKLKGDPQTANTLVQHLVGMSLDDARRLIRQAIRDDGLLSHADIARVLKLKHEALGSSGLLELELDTGSFADVGGQKNLKRWLALRRSAFAGAQAGQGLDAPKGILLLGVQGAGKSLAAKSIAGSWGLPLLRLDFATLYNKYHGETERNLRESLKQAEAMAPCVLWIDEIEKGLAPDDGGSDGGVSRRVLGTLLTWMTERKARIFLAATANDISRLPPELLRKGRFDEIFFVDLPDGETRQEIFRIHFRRRQLDPAAFDLAQLAQAAEGFSGAEIEQAIVAALYEAQGAGQPLAASHVLGEVRRTRPLSVVMAEKVAELRAWAASRTVPAN
- a CDS encoding MmoB/DmpM family protein; translated protein: MSDARLDRVGPVLEHGEIARAIIAAIRESNAEVEVLDRGAYLRVLVPGRCVMPRAAVEQSLGRPFVMPGDLEAVMPSFKGNLSLGDDEAVWEYRRRA
- a CDS encoding YHS domain-containing protein, with translation APAYAQYLVDKWFWRSWLFFAVITGFHMDYLTPLASRTQSFKEFMGEWILEQFQRSLDEFGLQRPWYWDTFLKALDHYHHMVYASAYSYRATTWFNFALPGPRERAWLRSHYPDSWDQYDPIWERLTQRWVESGPGVEWYAHGVTPVTFCDLCQLVLCGGTPAHNTARIHVHEGRKYVFCSEPCEWIFRQAPERYAGHKDVVKRILSGEAPANLLELLRNYFGLDQDVWGKDMAGGRYPWMVDREA
- a CDS encoding Rieske 2Fe-2S domain-containing protein — its product is MSYRKAMPLAELWDGEMQACRIEGQPVLLLKLDGRVCAYADRCAHQGVPLSEGELADGVLTCRAHHWQYDASSGHGINPAAARLQVYPVRIEDGAILVEVDAT